One genomic window of Kaistia geumhonensis includes the following:
- a CDS encoding DUF429 domain-containing protein — translation MSETACGIDGCRAGWIGVLLPEADAPIAAVTSDLVEFLHHPLAPPVIAIDMPIGLPERVGAGGRGPERHARAVLGPRQSSVFSIPSRAAVMSGDYGEACRLALATSEPPRKVSRQAFGLFPKIRALDALMTPDLEGRIFESHPELAFRQLNGGAPMSLPKKVKNVPHPPGLDERRALLVRHGYPPAFLERPPRGAGLDDLLDAAVLALVARRIARGEAECFPPVPERDGRGLRMAIFA, via the coding sequence GTGAGCGAAACCGCCTGCGGTATCGATGGCTGCCGCGCCGGCTGGATCGGCGTTCTACTGCCCGAGGCCGATGCGCCGATCGCCGCCGTGACGTCCGATCTCGTCGAGTTCCTGCATCACCCCCTCGCCCCGCCCGTCATCGCCATCGACATGCCGATCGGCCTGCCCGAGCGTGTCGGCGCCGGCGGTCGCGGACCGGAGCGCCATGCCCGCGCGGTTCTCGGCCCCCGCCAGTCCTCCGTCTTCTCGATCCCCTCCCGCGCCGCCGTCATGTCCGGGGATTATGGCGAGGCCTGTCGCTTGGCGCTCGCGACGTCGGAGCCGCCGCGCAAGGTTTCGCGTCAGGCCTTCGGTCTCTTTCCGAAGATCCGCGCGCTGGATGCGCTGATGACACCCGATCTGGAGGGGCGGATCTTCGAGAGCCACCCCGAGCTCGCCTTCCGCCAGCTGAACGGCGGCGCGCCGATGAGCCTGCCGAAGAAGGTAAAGAACGTTCCGCACCCGCCGGGCCTCGACGAGCGGCGCGCCCTTCTGGTCCGGCATGGCTATCCGCCGGCCTTCCTCGAACGCCCGCCGCGCGGCGCCGGGCTGGACGATCTCCTCGACGCGGCGGTGCTGGCTCTGGTCGCCCGGCGCATCGCGCGCGGCGAAGCGGAGTGCTTCCCGCCGGTGCCGGAGCGGGACGGGCGTGGACTGCGCATGGCAATCTTCGCCTGA
- the pdxY gene encoding pyridoxal kinase — translation MPTEQKPAMLVATSEVVRGAVGGRAAGFALERLGFPLWTVHTVTLPWHPGHGRASRIVPDDAAFEALVDDLIRAPWLGEIGGVLTGYLGAASQAPALARLVDAIRAVRPDMIYLCDPVMGDNGALYVPEATAAAIRDHLAPRADILTPNLTELGYLAGSAPTTRDAIIAAARALPAGKVAVTSALRAGGETETLLVTADGIMAARHLLVDGRVPNGTGDLFAALLLGRQVSGARDAEALRLATATLVDLLGAARRLGADELPIAAMQASIVAPEAKVALLEEAGLAP, via the coding sequence ATGCCGACCGAACAGAAGCCCGCGATGCTCGTCGCAACCTCCGAAGTCGTTCGCGGCGCCGTCGGCGGACGGGCGGCCGGCTTCGCGCTGGAGCGGCTCGGCTTCCCGCTCTGGACGGTGCACACGGTGACGCTGCCCTGGCACCCGGGGCATGGCCGCGCAAGCCGTATCGTGCCCGACGACGCCGCCTTCGAGGCGCTCGTCGACGATCTGATCCGCGCGCCCTGGCTCGGCGAGATCGGCGGCGTCCTGACCGGCTATCTCGGCGCCGCCTCGCAGGCGCCCGCGCTCGCCCGCCTCGTCGATGCGATCAGGGCCGTCCGGCCCGACATGATCTATCTCTGCGATCCGGTCATGGGCGACAACGGCGCACTCTATGTGCCCGAGGCGACGGCGGCGGCGATCCGCGATCATCTTGCCCCGCGCGCGGACATCCTGACGCCCAATCTCACCGAACTCGGCTATCTAGCCGGCTCGGCGCCCACGACACGCGACGCCATCATCGCCGCCGCCCGCGCCCTGCCGGCCGGAAAGGTCGCCGTGACCTCGGCGCTGCGCGCCGGCGGCGAGACGGAGACGCTCCTGGTGACGGCAGACGGGATCATGGCGGCGCGCCATCTTCTCGTCGACGGGCGGGTACCGAACGGGACGGGCGATCTCTTCGCCGCATTGCTGCTCGGCCGCCAGGTCTCCGGTGCCCGCGACGCTGAGGCGCTCCGGCTCGCGACCGCGACGCTGGTCGACCTCCTCGGCGCCGCCCGCCGTCTCGGCGCCGACGAACTGCCGATCGCCGCGATGCAGGCGAGCATCGTCGCGCCGGAGGCGAAGGTGGCTCTGCTCGAAGAAGCAGGCCTCGCCCCGTGA
- a CDS encoding HpcH/HpaI aldolase/citrate lyase family protein — MPSSRPRRSVLYVPGVNERALAKLPGLAVDVVILDLEDSVAPHMKAEARDRVAAVLGAPRRDNGPELVVRINALAEGEGAADLAAVLPAAPDGVLLPKVAVPDDLAAVRAVALAQGVETGTTLWAMIETARSVADPLPIALAQDGVLPLAALVLGLNDLSLALGTRLAPGRAAFLPLMMGVLAAARAGGLDVIDAVHNDIGDLDGLAAECAFAADCGFDGKSLIHPAQIEIANRAFAPSDAAIAAAEAIVDLFDRPENRDRGVVAHDGRMVERLHAEAAGRLLARARTIARRAGETARDM, encoded by the coding sequence GTGCCGTCCAGCCGCCCGCGTCGTTCGGTGCTCTATGTTCCCGGCGTGAACGAACGGGCGCTGGCCAAGCTGCCGGGCCTTGCCGTCGATGTGGTGATCCTCGATCTCGAGGATTCCGTTGCCCCCCATATGAAGGCGGAAGCGCGAGACCGTGTCGCGGCGGTGTTGGGCGCGCCGCGTCGCGACAACGGTCCCGAGCTCGTGGTGCGGATCAATGCGCTGGCGGAGGGCGAAGGCGCGGCCGACCTCGCTGCCGTGCTGCCGGCGGCGCCGGACGGCGTCCTGCTGCCGAAGGTCGCGGTCCCCGACGATCTTGCTGCCGTCCGCGCGGTCGCCCTGGCGCAAGGCGTCGAGACGGGAACGACGCTGTGGGCCATGATCGAGACCGCTCGCTCCGTGGCCGATCCGCTGCCGATCGCCCTCGCGCAGGACGGCGTGCTGCCGCTCGCGGCGCTCGTGCTCGGCCTCAACGATCTTTCGCTCGCCCTCGGCACGCGGCTGGCGCCGGGGAGGGCGGCCTTCCTGCCGCTGATGATGGGTGTGCTCGCGGCGGCAAGGGCCGGCGGGCTCGACGTCATCGATGCCGTGCACAACGATATCGGCGATCTGGATGGGCTCGCCGCGGAATGCGCTTTTGCAGCCGATTGCGGCTTCGATGGAAAGTCGCTGATCCATCCCGCGCAGATCGAGATCGCCAACCGCGCCTTTGCGCCGTCCGATGCCGCGATCGCTGCGGCGGAGGCCATCGTGGATCTGTTCGACCGGCCGGAGAACCGGGATCGGGGCGTCGTCGCGCATGACGGGCGCATGGTCGAGCGGCTGCATGCGGAGGCGGCGGGCCGCCTTCTCGCGCGCGCGAGGACGATTGCGAGGCGCGCCGGCGAGACGGCTCGAGACATGTGA
- a CDS encoding DUF1344 domain-containing protein — MRKFAIAAASIAFLASGAAALAAEQIEGQVASVNPAAGTLTLKSGQSFQFANGTVLYGLMPGDAVGVTANGSQGIGAFNPHPADRDGADFN; from the coding sequence ATGCGTAAGTTCGCTATTGCCGCCGCTTCGATCGCCTTCCTCGCCTCGGGCGCAGCCGCGCTCGCCGCCGAGCAGATCGAAGGCCAGGTCGCCTCGGTCAATCCGGCTGCCGGCACGCTGACCCTGAAGTCGGGCCAGAGCTTCCAGTTCGCCAACGGCACCGTGCTCTACGGCCTCATGCCGGGCGACGCCGTCGGCGTCACCGCCAACGGTTCGCAGGGCATCGGCGCCTTCAACCCCCATCCGGCGGATCGTGACGGCGCGGATTTCAACTAA
- the leuD gene encoding 3-isopropylmalate dehydratase small subunit yields MDKFTTLTGVAAPLHLINIDTDMIIPKDYLKTIKRTGLGKGLFAEMRYKDDGSENPDFVLNKPAYRHASIIVAGDNFGCGSSREHAPWALLDYGIRCVISTSFADIFYNNCFNNGILPIRVSKEDLEKLFDDAERGENARLTVDLAAQEIRGPDGGVVTFEIDPERKEKLLNGLDDIGLTMVKQPQIARFEETVSEARPWA; encoded by the coding sequence ATGGACAAGTTCACCACGCTGACCGGTGTCGCAGCGCCGCTGCATCTCATCAATATCGACACCGACATGATCATCCCGAAGGACTATCTGAAGACGATCAAGCGCACTGGCCTCGGCAAGGGCCTGTTCGCCGAGATGCGCTACAAGGATGACGGCAGCGAGAATCCGGACTTCGTGCTGAACAAGCCCGCTTACCGCCATGCGTCGATCATCGTCGCCGGCGACAATTTCGGCTGCGGCTCGTCGCGCGAACATGCCCCCTGGGCGCTGCTCGACTACGGCATCCGCTGCGTGATCTCGACGTCCTTCGCCGACATCTTCTACAACAACTGCTTCAACAACGGCATCCTGCCCATCCGCGTCTCGAAGGAAGACCTCGAGAAGCTGTTCGACGACGCCGAGCGGGGCGAGAACGCCCGCCTCACCGTCGATCTGGCGGCGCAGGAGATCCGCGGCCCTGACGGTGGCGTCGTCACCTTCGAGATCGATCCCGAGCGCAAGGAAAAGCTCCTGAACGGGCTCGATGATATCGGCCTCACCATGGTGAAGCAGCCCCAGATCGCCCGTTTCGAGGAGACGGTCTCCGAGGCTCGGCCCTGGGCCTGA
- a CDS encoding metallopeptidase family protein, producing MSGSEPSQHGELAEAKAPSLDDFAALGHAALASLPEAFRTLVGTVEIRVDDFPTREVLDDLGIESEFDLLGLFHGVGLAHAEAIAGTGALPNRVWLYRRPILDYWAEHDETLGAIVTHVLVHEIGHHFGLSDDDMEAIEEAAD from the coding sequence ATGAGCGGGTCCGAGCCGTCACAGCATGGTGAACTCGCCGAGGCCAAGGCGCCGTCGCTCGACGATTTCGCCGCGCTCGGCCATGCGGCCCTGGCCTCGCTTCCGGAGGCGTTCCGGACGCTGGTGGGAACGGTGGAGATTCGCGTCGACGATTTTCCGACCCGGGAAGTGCTCGATGATCTCGGCATCGAGTCGGAGTTCGACCTGCTCGGCCTTTTCCACGGCGTCGGCCTCGCCCATGCCGAGGCGATCGCCGGCACCGGCGCGCTGCCGAACCGCGTCTGGCTCTATCGCCGGCCGATCCTCGACTACTGGGCTGAACATGACGAGACGCTCGGCGCCATCGTCACGCATGTGCTCGTGCACGAGATCGGCCATCATTTCGGCCTCTCCGACGACGACATGGAAGCGATCGAGGAAGCCGCAGATTGA
- the leuC gene encoding 3-isopropylmalate dehydratase large subunit: MTASEKPRTLYDKIWDDHVVEETPDGTAILYIDRHLVHEVTSPQAFEGLRIAGRKVHQPKKTLAVVDHNVPTTDRSHGIANPESALQVATLAENAADFGVEYYSERDHRQGIVHIVGPEQGFTLPGMTIVCGDSHTSTHGAFGALAHGIGTSEVEHVLATQTLIQKKAKNMRITVDGKAPAGVTAKDIILAIIGEIGTAGGTGHVMEYAGEAIRALSMEGRMTVCNMSIEGGARAGLIAPDATTFDYIKGRPKAPTGATWDQALAYWETLVSDEGARFDKEIRLDAANLPPIVTWGSSPEDVIAITGVVPDPDAIPDENKRTSKWRALDYMGLKPGTRMVDIPIDRVFIGSCTNGRIEDLRAAASMIGGKKVREGVNAMVVPGSGLVKEQAEAEGLDAIFKAAGFEWREPGCSMCLAMNEDRLKPGERCASTSNRNFEGRQGFKGRTHLVSPQMAAAAAIAGHFVDIRDWH, encoded by the coding sequence ATGACCGCGTCCGAAAAGCCCCGCACCCTCTATGACAAGATCTGGGACGACCACGTCGTCGAGGAGACGCCGGACGGCACCGCGATCCTCTATATCGACCGACACCTCGTTCATGAGGTGACGAGCCCGCAGGCCTTCGAAGGGCTGCGCATCGCGGGCCGCAAGGTTCACCAGCCGAAGAAGACGCTCGCCGTCGTCGATCACAACGTGCCGACGACCGACCGCTCGCACGGCATCGCCAATCCGGAATCGGCGCTGCAGGTGGCGACGCTCGCCGAGAACGCCGCCGATTTCGGCGTCGAATACTATTCCGAGCGCGACCATCGGCAGGGCATCGTCCATATCGTCGGCCCCGAGCAGGGCTTCACGCTGCCCGGCATGACGATCGTCTGCGGCGACAGCCACACCTCGACGCATGGCGCCTTCGGCGCGCTCGCCCATGGCATCGGCACCTCCGAGGTCGAGCATGTGCTCGCCACGCAGACGCTGATCCAGAAGAAGGCGAAGAACATGCGCATCACCGTCGACGGGAAGGCTCCCGCCGGCGTGACCGCCAAGGACATCATCCTCGCCATCATCGGCGAGATCGGCACGGCCGGCGGCACCGGCCATGTCATGGAATATGCCGGCGAGGCGATCCGCGCCCTCTCCATGGAAGGGCGGATGACCGTCTGCAACATGTCGATCGAGGGCGGCGCCCGCGCCGGCCTGATCGCCCCGGACGCGACGACGTTCGACTACATCAAGGGCCGTCCGAAGGCGCCGACCGGCGCCACCTGGGACCAGGCGCTCGCCTATTGGGAGACGCTGGTCTCCGACGAGGGTGCGCGGTTCGACAAGGAGATCCGGCTCGACGCGGCCAACCTGCCGCCGATCGTCACCTGGGGTTCCTCGCCCGAGGACGTCATCGCCATCACCGGCGTCGTGCCCGATCCCGACGCGATCCCGGACGAGAACAAGCGCACCTCCAAGTGGCGCGCGCTCGACTATATGGGCCTGAAGCCGGGTACGCGGATGGTCGACATCCCGATCGACCGCGTCTTCATCGGCTCCTGCACCAATGGCCGCATCGAGGACCTGCGCGCCGCGGCCTCCATGATCGGCGGCAAGAAGGTGCGCGAGGGCGTCAACGCGATGGTCGTGCCGGGCTCCGGTCTCGTCAAGGAGCAGGCCGAAGCCGAGGGCCTCGACGCCATCTTCAAGGCGGCCGGCTTCGAATGGCGCGAGCCGGGCTGCTCGATGTGCCTCGCGATGAACGAGGATCGCCTGAAGCCGGGCGAACGCTGCGCCTCGACCTCGAACCGCAATTTCGAGGGCCGGCAGGGGTTCAAGGGCCGGACCCATCTCGTCTCGCCGCAGATGGCGGCGGCAGCGGCGATCGCCGGCCACTTCGTCGACATCCGCGACTGGCATTGA
- a CDS encoding class I SAM-dependent methyltransferase — protein MDAFKLSNRQNWDERADIHAADRTGFYAVDAFLAGEDTLYPIEQAEIGDVAGARLAHFQCHIGIDTLCLARRGAEVTGIDFSSRAVAHARTLADRAGIAATFIEGEVYDAPELTGGGFDIVYTTWGTITWLDDIRAWARAIAGTLKIGGRFYFADTHPAAAVMEDRDGVLLPAYDWRSAKDTPQRFDAPFTYTGDDTPLATAHNFEWMRGLSDVIGALLEAGLRLDFLHEHELLPYKHFSIMIPAGRRMFALPPGLPRMPLAVSLQATRTR, from the coding sequence ATGGACGCCTTCAAGCTCAGCAACCGGCAGAACTGGGACGAGCGCGCGGACATCCACGCCGCCGACCGGACCGGCTTCTATGCCGTCGACGCATTCCTCGCCGGCGAGGATACGCTCTATCCGATCGAGCAGGCCGAGATCGGCGATGTCGCCGGCGCGCGGCTCGCCCATTTCCAGTGTCATATCGGCATCGACACGCTCTGCCTCGCCCGCCGCGGCGCCGAGGTGACCGGCATCGACTTCTCGTCCCGCGCCGTCGCCCACGCCCGCACGCTCGCCGACCGCGCCGGCATCGCGGCGACGTTCATCGAGGGCGAGGTCTATGACGCGCCGGAGCTCACCGGCGGCGGCTTCGATATCGTCTACACGACCTGGGGCACCATCACCTGGCTCGACGACATCCGCGCCTGGGCCCGGGCGATCGCCGGTACGCTCAAGATCGGCGGCCGCTTCTATTTCGCCGACACCCATCCCGCCGCCGCCGTGATGGAGGACCGCGACGGCGTGCTGCTGCCGGCCTATGACTGGCGGTCCGCCAAGGACACGCCGCAGCGCTTCGACGCACCCTTCACCTATACCGGCGACGACACACCTCTCGCGACGGCGCATAATTTCGAGTGGATGCGCGGGCTCTCGGACGTGATCGGCGCGCTGCTCGAGGCCGGCCTGCGGCTCGATTTCCTGCACGAGCACGAATTGCTGCCCTACAAGCATTTCTCGATCATGATCCCGGCCGGCCGGCGCATGTTCGCGCTGCCGCCGGGCCTGCCGAGGATGCCGCTCGCCGTCTCGCTGCAGGCGACGCGGACGCGATGA
- a CDS encoding cupin domain-containing protein, whose translation MTPSANLSAEAVIAMLGLAPHPEGGHYRQTFADTVLLDGRPASTAIYYLLAAGERSHWHKVDAVEIWHHHAGAPLALSLSEDGRAQDTLTLGPDLAAGERPQGIVPRGWWQSAVSLGAWTLVGCTVAPGFRFEGFELASPGWSPAG comes from the coding sequence ATGACGCCGTCTGCGAACCTCTCCGCCGAGGCGGTCATCGCGATGCTCGGCCTCGCGCCCCATCCCGAAGGCGGCCATTACCGCCAGACCTTCGCCGACACGGTCCTGCTGGACGGACGCCCCGCCTCGACGGCGATCTACTATCTGCTCGCGGCCGGCGAGCGGTCGCACTGGCACAAGGTGGATGCCGTCGAGATCTGGCACCACCATGCCGGGGCGCCGCTGGCGCTTTCGCTCTCCGAAGACGGCCGGGCGCAAGATACCCTGACCCTCGGGCCGGACCTCGCCGCGGGCGAGCGGCCGCAGGGCATCGTGCCGCGCGGCTGGTGGCAGTCCGCCGTCTCGCTCGGTGCCTGGACGCTGGTCGGCTGCACGGTCGCGCCCGGCTTCCGCTTCGAGGGCTTCGAGCTCGCTTCGCCCGGCTGGTCGCCGGCGGGCTGA
- the gloB gene encoding hydroxyacylglutathione hydrolase has translation MAERSMALSIVQFPCLSDNYGVLIHDEASGRTASIDAPEAEPVLAALKAQGWKLTDIFTTHHHPDHVDGNLELKAATGCTITGPREEADRIPGIDIEVGDGDSFDFAGHPVRVIATPGHTLGHIIYHLPEDKVAFVGDTLFALGCGRVLEGTLEQMFESVEKVGALPEDTALYCGHEYTEANWRFAITRDPDNARLIARGDEIRRLRADGLPTLPTTVAIELETNPYLRTRTPALAVSAGLPAGTPSEIFAATRRAKDVFKG, from the coding sequence ATGGCGGAGCGTTCCATGGCCCTCTCGATCGTGCAGTTTCCTTGCCTCAGCGACAATTACGGCGTGCTGATCCATGACGAGGCCTCGGGCCGCACCGCGTCCATCGACGCCCCGGAGGCGGAGCCCGTTCTCGCCGCGCTGAAGGCGCAGGGCTGGAAGCTGACCGACATCTTCACGACCCATCATCATCCCGATCATGTGGACGGCAATCTCGAGCTGAAGGCAGCGACTGGCTGCACCATCACCGGGCCTCGCGAGGAAGCGGACCGCATCCCCGGCATCGACATCGAGGTCGGCGACGGCGACAGCTTCGACTTCGCCGGCCACCCCGTCCGCGTCATCGCGACGCCGGGACACACGCTTGGCCACATCATCTATCATCTGCCCGAGGACAAGGTGGCCTTCGTGGGCGACACGCTGTTCGCGCTCGGCTGCGGCCGCGTTCTGGAAGGAACGCTCGAGCAGATGTTCGAGTCCGTCGAGAAGGTCGGCGCCCTCCCCGAGGACACGGCCCTCTATTGCGGCCATGAGTATACCGAGGCCAACTGGCGGTTCGCGATCACCCGCGATCCGGACAATGCCAGGCTGATCGCCCGCGGCGACGAGATCCGCCGGCTTCGGGCCGACGGGCTGCCGACGCTGCCGACCACGGTCGCGATCGAGCTCGAGACCAACCCCTATCTCCGCACCCGCACGCCGGCGCTCGCCGTCTCGGCCGGCCTCCCGGCCGGCACGCCTTCCGAGATCTTCGCCGCCACGCGCCGCGCCAAGGACGTCTTCAAGGGATGA
- a CDS encoding class I SAM-dependent methyltransferase encodes MEEGQTISPDIIDLRSFYGERLGMVARGLIAARIEALWPNASGDRVLGIGYATPYLGHCARGAERVLAFMPAAQGVINWSADGGNVAALVHEDMLPLTDASMDRILAIHCLETTANVRDLLRELWRVLAPGGRLIIAVPNRRGIWARVERTPFGYGRPFSRGQIASLLRETQFSEVAWSGALFAPPSSRRLFLGSGRGWDRLGRLLWPAFPGVLIVEAVKLVYQGVPARRTGRRMPVLSPALLPAGSRRESLEARAADPSG; translated from the coding sequence GTGGAAGAAGGCCAGACGATCTCGCCCGACATCATCGATCTGCGCAGCTTCTATGGCGAGCGGCTCGGCATGGTGGCGCGTGGCCTGATCGCGGCCCGCATCGAGGCGCTATGGCCGAATGCGAGCGGCGACCGCGTGCTCGGCATCGGCTATGCGACGCCCTATCTCGGCCATTGCGCGCGCGGGGCCGAGCGGGTGCTCGCCTTCATGCCGGCCGCTCAGGGCGTCATCAACTGGTCGGCCGATGGCGGCAATGTCGCGGCGCTGGTGCATGAGGACATGCTGCCGCTCACCGATGCCTCGATGGACCGGATTCTCGCGATCCACTGCCTCGAGACGACGGCGAATGTGCGCGATCTGCTGCGCGAGCTCTGGCGCGTGCTGGCGCCGGGCGGCAGGCTGATCATCGCGGTGCCGAACCGGCGCGGCATCTGGGCGCGCGTCGAGCGCACGCCGTTCGGCTATGGCCGGCCTTTCTCGCGCGGGCAGATCGCCAGCCTCCTGCGCGAGACGCAGTTCAGCGAGGTCGCCTGGTCGGGCGCGCTGTTCGCGCCGCCCTCCTCGCGCCGGCTGTTCCTCGGCTCGGGCCGTGGCTGGGACCGGCTCGGGCGCCTGCTCTGGCCGGCCTTTCCCGGCGTGCTGATCGTCGAGGCGGTGAAGCTGGTCTATCAGGGCGTTCCCGCCCGCCGCACCGGTCGCCGCATGCCGGTGCTCTCCCCGGCGCTGCTGCCGGCCGGCAGCCGGCGGGAGAGCCTCGAAGCGCGGGCGGCCGATCCGTCGGGCTGA